From Parambassis ranga chromosome 9, fParRan2.1, whole genome shotgun sequence, the proteins below share one genomic window:
- the specc1la gene encoding cytospin-A, protein MKKTARPVVSKVSGDRGKSETTFAAGAGKPAAKSTTSVPLSKVKSNDDLLAAMAGGNPASSSAVTKTKRTASVGTSASNLDGKPKTTSGTSKRTTSSTSKEPNSSRDRLRTSRTSSAKKQLATGTAAGDVASGKRSRSQILAESEGRMSKSKSDGQISDKVALEAKVKDLLGLAKSKDVEILHLRSELRDMRAQLGLGGKEAPQQEEAGEEEKPHVSAITAADVESTLILLQEQNQAIREELNLLKSENRMLKDRLNALGFSLEQRLDGSDKLFNYASLSPDLAAGSGQSDGGGTGTLTSSVEGSAPGSLEDLLTGHQHGGSVDNLDSESSEVYQAVTSSDDALDAPSGASSSSESECAPSRERSRRGSSGNASEVSVACLTERIHQMEENQHSTAEELQATLQELADLQQITQELNGENERLGEEKVILMDSLCQQSDKLELYGRQIEYLRSLLDEHHISYVLEEDIKSGRYMELEQRYADLADNARFEREQLLGVQQHLSNTLKMAEQDNAEAQEMIGALKERNQQMERIMDSERQERVVMAAALEEYKAAVSNDQAELSRCRSQLDQERQRVAELYSLHTAGDKNDICQLLEGVRLGKEEAEAKAAKMQEEMERAHSELNRLQEAFSKLDREYRDFQKQVQQQMADQERALEKQRVELQEKETEITDMKETIFELEDEVEQHRALKLHDNLIITDLENSVKKLQDQKHDMEREIKILHRRLREESMEWRQFQADLQTAVVIANDIKSEAQEEIGDLRRRLQEAQEKNEKLSKELDEVKSRKQEEERGRVYNYMNAVERDLAALRQGMGLSRRSSTSSEPSPTVKTLIKSFDSASQGPPSNGAAVAPTAPAAPLPRTPLSPSPLKTPPAAAVSPIQRHSITGSMSAAKPLSSLTDKRPSYTDITMPAEHLLRGTSASRSPSVIQRVSSMDSAKAISVSRRSSEEIKRDMSASDGASSTSILAMSAASSPLSLSSSSPTASVTPTARSRLREERKDPLSALAREYGGSKRNALLKWCQKKTEGYQNIDITNFSSSWNDGLAFCAVLHTYLPAHIPYQELTSQEKRRNFTLAFQAAESVGIKCTLDINEMVHTERPDWQSVMTYVTAIYKYFET, encoded by the exons ATGAAGAAGACGGCCCGGCCAGTGGTGAGTAAGGTGAGCGGAGATCGGGGGAAGTCGGAGACCACGTTCGCCGCTGGTGCCGGGAAGCCTGCAGCCAAAAGCACCACTAGCGTCCCTTTGTCTAAG GTGAAAAGCAATGATGATCTTTTAGCAGCTATGGCTGGAGGAAATCCTGCGTCAAGTAGTGCTGTCACTAAGACCAAGAGGACTGCCTCTGTTGGGACTAGTGCTAGCAACTTGGACGGCAAGCCAAAGACAACATCAG GTACTTCCAAGCGTACAACATCATCGACTTCCAAGGAGCCAAATTCATCACGAGACCGTCTCCGAACATCCAGAACATCATCTGCTAAAAAGCAGCTGGCAACAGGGACAGCAGCAGGGGATGTGGCCTCAGGAAAGCGTTCTCGCAGCCAGATCCTAGCAGAGTCTGAGGGCCGTATGAGCAAGTCTAAATCGGATGGTCAGATCAGTGATAAGGTGGCTCTAGAAGCCAAAGTGAAAGACCTGCTGGGTTTGGCTAAGAGCAAAGATGTGGAGATCCTCCACCTTCGCAGTGAGCTGAGGGATATGAGAGCCCAGCTTGGCCTAGGAGGGAAAGAAGCACCCcagcaggaagaagctggagaggaagagaagccCCATGTTTCAGCCATTACAGCAGCCGATGTAGAGTCCACTCTGATTCTCTTACAGGAGCAGAACCAGGCCATCAGAGAGGAGCTCAACCTGCTAAAGAGCGAGAACCGCATGCTGAAAGATCGGCTTAATGCACTGGGCTTCTCCCTGGAGCAGAGGCTAGACGGCTCTGACAAGCTGTTTAACTATGCCTCCCTGAGTCCAGACCTTGCAGCAGGTAGTGGGCAAAGTGATGGAGGTGGCACAGGTACACTAACCTCCTCTGTGGAAGGCTCTGCCCCTGGCTCATTGGAGGATCTACTCACAGGACACCAGCATGGAGGCTCAGTGGACAACCTGGACAGTGAATCCAGCGAGGTCTACCAAGCTGTCACCTCCAGTGATGACGCTCTGGATGCCCCCTCTGGAGCTTCTTCATCATCAGAGTCAGAGTGTGCACCTAGCAGGGAGCGCTCTCGAAGAGGCAGCAGTGGCAATGCCAGCGAAGTGTCTGTAGCCTGTCTGACAGAACGCATCCACCAGATGGAGGAGAACCAGCACAGCACGGCTGAGGAGCTTCAGGCCACTCTGCAGGAACTGGCTGACCTGCAGCAAATCACCCAGGAGCTGAACGGTGAGAATGAGCGGCTCGGTGAGGAGAAGGTCATCCTCATGGACTCCTTGTGCCAGCAGAGCGACAAGCTGGAGCTCTACGGCAGACAGATTGAATACCTGCGCTCGCTGCTGGACGAGCATCATATATCCTATGTGCTAGAGGAGGACATCAAGAGCGGCCGCTACATGGAGCTGGAGCAGCGCTACGCAGACCTGGCAGATAATGCCCGCTTtgagagagagcagctgctggGGGTGCAGCAGCACCTGTCCAACACACTGAAGATGGCTGAACAGGACAATGCAGAGGCTCAGGAGATGATTGGAGCACTGAAGGAGAGGAACCAACAGATGGAGCGCATCATGGACTCAGAAAGACAGGAACGAGTCGTCATGGCTGCTGCACTAGAGGAGTACAAAGCAGCAGTGAGCAATGACCAAGCGGAGCTGAGCCGCTGCAGATCCCAGCTGGACCAAGAGAGGCAGAGGGTGGCTGAGCTGTACTCTCTTCACACGGCGGGGGACAAGAATGACATCTGCCAGCTGCTGGAAGGTGTACGGCTTGGGAAAGAGGAGGCTGAGGCCAAAGCTGCCAAAATGCAGGAGGAGATGGAACGAGCCCACAGTGAACTCAACCGACTACAGGAGGCCTTCAGCAAG CTGGACAGGGAGTACAGAGACTTCCAGAAGCAGGTGCAGCAGCAGATGGCCGATCAGGAGCGTGCACTGGAGAAGCAGCGAGTGGAGCTgcaggagaaagagacagagatcaCAGACATGAAGGAAACCATCTTCGAGCTGGAGGACGAGGTGGAGCAGCACCGAGCTCTGAAACTCCATGACAACCTCATTATCACAGACCTCGAGA ACTCAGTGAAGAAGCTACAGGACCAGAAGCACGACATGGAGAGGGAGATTAAGATTCTTCATCGCAGACTGAGG GAGGAGTCGATGGAGTGGCGTCAGTTCCAGGCCGATCTGCAGACAGCTGTCGTCATTGCTAATGACATCAAGTCGGAAGCACAGGAGGAGATCGGAGATTTGCGGCGCCGGCTGCAAGAAGCCCAGGAGAAGAACGAGAAGCTGAGCAAAGAGCTAGACGAGGTCAAGAGTCGCAA gcaggaggaggagagaggcagggTGTACAACTACATGAATGCAGTGGAGAGGGACCTGGCTGCTCTCAGACAAGGGATGGGTCTCAGCCGGCGATCTTCAACCTCCTCAGAGCCCTCACCCACCGTCAAAACACTCATCAAGAGCTTTGATAGTGCCTCACAAG GCCCACCCTCCAACGGTGCCGCTGTGGCTCCAACAGCTCCTGCTGCCCCTCTGCCTCGAACGCCTCTCAGCCCCAGTCCCTTAAAAACGCccccagcagctgctgtttcaccCATACAG AGACATTCAATCACTGGGTCTATGTCAGCTGCCAAGCCACTCTCCTCATTGACTGATAAAAGGCCCAGCTACACTGACATCACCATGCCAG CTGAGCACCTTCTCAGGGGAACCTCAGCGAGCCGGTCTCCATCTGTCATCCAGAGGGTCTCAAGCATGGACTCCGCAAAAGCAATCTCAG TGTCCCGCCGGAGCAGTGAGGAGATCAAGAGGGACATGTCAGCTTCCGATggggcctcctccacctccatatTGGCTATGAGTGCAGCCTCTTCCCCgctctccctgtcctcctcctcccccaccgcCTCCGTCACACCGACAGCACGCAGCCGCCTAAG agaggagaggaaggaccCGCTGTCAGCGCTGGCCAGAGAGTATGGAGGCTCTAAGAGAAATGCTTTGCTGAAGTGGTGCCAGAAGAAGACTGAGGGCTATCAG AACATAGACATCACTAATTTCAGCAGCAGTTGGAATGACGGCC